The Azospirillum baldaniorum genome contains a region encoding:
- a CDS encoding orotate phosphoribosyltransferase, whose product MIPDAWDIELREGAASVARHLIETGCVRYDPEHLCNHGSGLVSPVHLEGRRLLSYPAVRDEVLDFALRMIGQEIGDGELDAIAAAEGAGVPWAALIADRLELPLVFVRKEAPEGLQGYKHRIEGRVEPGWRVLLVEQIAADGHRKARFAQPLKEAGCDVRDLFVLFQYGIFDEIQEHLAPLGITMHALATWWDVLEVANRGHYLDGQAQGEIHAFLQDPRRWTAEHQKGRKSEKAA is encoded by the coding sequence ATGATACCGGACGCTTGGGACATCGAATTGCGCGAAGGGGCCGCCAGCGTGGCCCGCCATCTGATCGAGACCGGCTGCGTCCGGTACGACCCGGAGCATTTGTGCAACCACGGTTCGGGGCTGGTCAGCCCGGTCCATCTGGAGGGGCGGCGGCTGCTCTCCTATCCCGCGGTGCGCGACGAGGTGCTCGATTTCGCGCTGCGGATGATCGGGCAGGAGATCGGCGACGGCGAACTGGACGCCATCGCCGCCGCCGAGGGGGCCGGCGTGCCCTGGGCCGCGCTGATCGCCGACCGGCTGGAGCTTCCCCTCGTCTTCGTGCGCAAGGAGGCGCCGGAGGGACTGCAGGGCTACAAGCACCGCATCGAGGGGCGGGTGGAGCCGGGCTGGCGCGTGCTCCTGGTCGAGCAGATCGCCGCCGACGGCCACCGCAAGGCCCGCTTCGCCCAGCCGCTGAAGGAGGCCGGCTGCGACGTGCGCGACCTGTTCGTGCTGTTCCAGTACGGGATCTTCGACGAGATCCAGGAGCATCTGGCGCCGCTGGGCATCACGATGCACGCGCTGGCGACCTGGTGGGACGTGCTGGAGGTGGCGAACCGCGGCCATTACCTGGACGGGCAGGCGCAGGGCGAAATCCACGCCTTCCTCCAGGACCCGCGGCGCTGGACCGCGGAGCACCAGAAAGGCCGGAAAAGCGAAAAGGCGGCCTGA